Proteins found in one Neomonachus schauinslandi chromosome 1, ASM220157v2, whole genome shotgun sequence genomic segment:
- the LMNB2 gene encoding lamin-B2 has product MATPLPSRAGGPATPLSPTRLSRLQEKEELRELNDRLAHYIDRVRALELENDRLLLKISEREEVTTREVSGIKTLYESELADARRVLDETARERARLQIELGKLKAELEEANKSSKKREGELTVAQGRVKDLESLFHRSEAELAAALSDKRGLESDVAELRAQLAKAEDGHAVAKKQLEKETLMRVDLENRCQSLQEELDFRKNVFEEEVRETRRRHERRLVEVDSSRQQEYDFRMAQALEELRGQHDEQVRLYKLELEQTYQAKLDSAKLSSDQNDKAASAAREELKEARMRVESLSYQLSGLQKQASAAEDRIRELEETMAGERDKFRKMLDAKEQEMTEMRDVMQQQLAEYQELLDVKLALDMEISAYRKLLEGEEERLKLTPSPASRVTVSRATSSSSSGGVSTAGRPGRSKRKRPEAEESPGPGSSGIGSGSSSSSGSTSFHLAQRASASGGVGIEDIDLEGRFVQLKNSSDKDQSLGNWRIKRQVMEGEEIAYKFTPKYVLRAGQTVTVWAAGAGVAHSPPSTLVWKNQNSWGVGESFRTVLVNADGEEVAMRTVKQSSVVRETENGEEGEEEAAEFGEEDLFHQQGDPRTTSRGCRVM; this is encoded by the exons atgGCCACGCCGCTGCCCAGCCGCGCGGGCGGGCCCGCCACGCCGCTGTCGCCCACGCGCCTGTCGCGGctgcaggagaaggaggagctgCGCGAGCTCAATGACCGCCTGGCGCACTACATCGACCGTGTCCGCGCGCTCGAGCTCGAGAACGACCGGCTCCTGCTCAAGATCTCCGAGAGGGAGGAGGTGACCACGCGCGAG GTGAGCGGCATCAAGACGCTGTATGAGTCGGAGCTGGCCGATGCCCGCAGGGTGCTAGACGAGACCGCGCGGGAGCGGGCGCGGCTGCAGATCGAGCTGGGGAAACTGAAGGCTGAGCTGGAGGAGGCGAACAAGAG CTCCAAGAAGAGGGAGGGTGAGCTCACGGTGGCCCAGGGCCGCGTGAAGGATCTGGAGTCGCTGTTCCACCGGAGCGAGGCAGAGCTGGCCGCTGCCCTCAGCGACAAGCGCGGCCTGGAGAGCGACGTGGCTGAGCTGCGGGCCCAGCTGGCTAAG GCGGAGGACGGTCACGCGGTAGCCAAAAAGCAGCTGGAGAAGGAGACGCTGATGCGCGTAGATCTGGAGAACCGCTGCCAGAGCCTGCAGGAGGAGCTCGACTTCCGGAAGAACGTCTTTGAGGAG GAGGTGCGGGAGACGCGGCGGCGGCACGAGCGCCGCCTGGTGGAGGTGGACAGCAGCCGGCAGCAGGAGTACGACTTCAGGATGGCGCAGGCGCTGGAGGAGCTGCGCGGCCAGCACGACGAGCAAGTGCGGCTGTAcaagctggagctggagcagaCCTACCAGGCCAAG CTGGACAGCGCCAAGCTGAGCTCTGACCAGAACGATAAGGCCGCCAGCGCCGCCCGGGAGGAGCTGAAGGAAGCCCGCATGCGGGTCGAGTCCCTCAGCTACCAGCTCTCCGGCCTCCAGAAGCAG GCCAGTGCCGCAGAGGACCGGATTCGCGAGCTGGAGGAGACCATGGCTGGGGAGCGGGACAAGTTCCGCAAGATGCTGGACGCCAAGGAGCAGGAGATGACCGAGATGCGGGACGTGATGCAGCAGCAGCTGGCCGAGTACCAGGAGCTGCTCGATGTCAAGCTGGCCCTGGACATGGAGATCAGCGCCTACCGCAAGCTCCTGGAGGGCGAGGAGGAGAG GCTGAAGCTGACCCCCAGTCCGGCGTCGCGCGTCACCGTCTCGCGGGCCACGTCgagcagcagcagcggcggcgtGTCCACGGCTGGGCGCCCGGGCCGCAGCAAGCGCAAGCGGCCGGAGGCGGAGGAGTCGCCGGGCCCGGGCTCGAGCGGCATCGGCtccggcagcagcagcagcagcggcagcaCCAGCTTCCACCTGGCGCAGCGGGCCTCGGCCTCGGGCGGCGTCGGCATCGAGGACATCGACCTGGAGGGCAGGTTTGTGCAGCTGAAGAACAGCTCGGACAAG GACCAGTCCCTGGGGAACTGGAGAATCAAGAGGCAGGTCATGGAAGGGGAGGAGATCGCCTACAAGTTCACGCCCAAGTACGTGCTGCGCGCCGGCCAGACCGTCACG gtGTGGGCTGCTGGTGCGGGAGTGGCCCACAGCCCCCCCTCGACACTCGTGTGGAAGAACCAGAACAGCTGGGGCGTGGGCGAGAGCTTCCGGACCGTCCTGGTCAACGCCGACGGGGAG GAAGTGGCCATGAGAACCGTGAAGCAGTCCTCGGTGGTGCGGGAGACGGAGaacggggaggagggagaagaggaggcagcGGAGTTTGGCGAGGAGGATCTTTTCCATCAACAG GGGGACCCAAGGACCACCTCAAGAGGCTGCCGCGTGATGTGA
- the TIMM13 gene encoding mitochondrial import inner membrane translocase subunit Tim13 isoform X2: MEGGFGSDFGSSGGGKLDPGLIMEQRMTDKCFRKCIGKPGGSLDNSEQKCIAMCMDRYMDAWNTVSRAYNSRLQRERANM, encoded by the exons ATGGAGGGTGGCTTCGGCTCGGATTTCGGGAGCTCCGGAGGCGGCAAGCTGGATCCGGGGCTCATCATGGAGCAG AGGATGACGGACAAGTGCTTCCGGAAGTGCATCGGGAAGCCGGGGGGCTCCCTGGACAACTCGGAACAG AAGTGCATCGCCATGTGCATGGACCGCTACATGGACGCTTGGAACACCGTGTCCCGCGCCTACAACTCGCGGCTGCAGCGGGAACGAGCCAACATGTGA
- the TIMM13 gene encoding mitochondrial import inner membrane translocase subunit Tim13 isoform X1, whose amino-acid sequence MEGGFGSDFGSSGGGKLDPGLIMEQVKVQIAVANAQELLQRMTDKCFRKCIGKPGGSLDNSEQKCIAMCMDRYMDAWNTVSRAYNSRLQRERANM is encoded by the exons ATGGAGGGTGGCTTCGGCTCGGATTTCGGGAGCTCCGGAGGCGGCAAGCTGGATCCGGGGCTCATCATGGAGCAGGTGAAGGTGCAGATCGCCGTGGCTAACGCGCAGGAGCTGCTGCAG AGGATGACGGACAAGTGCTTCCGGAAGTGCATCGGGAAGCCGGGGGGCTCCCTGGACAACTCGGAACAG AAGTGCATCGCCATGTGCATGGACCGCTACATGGACGCTTGGAACACCGTGTCCCGCGCCTACAACTCGCGGCTGCAGCGGGAACGAGCCAACATGTGA